In Bufo gargarizans isolate SCDJY-AF-19 chromosome 5, ASM1485885v1, whole genome shotgun sequence, the following are encoded in one genomic region:
- the LOC122939182 gene encoding gastrula zinc finger protein XlCGF66.1-like isoform X2 — translation MDGDGDKMAERILDLTLEILLLLTGEDYSTVKKTSSNLIHEKNNEKILEVVHKMMELLTGEVPVRCQDVAVYFSMVEWEYLEGHKGLYKEVKMEEDQPLISPERSSQRTTPERCPRPLLPQDGQSLAMETTGGNKEPIGLCPREKQVRTRLVEADLLHGNHLQLVRPC, via the exons ATGGACGGAGAcggggacaagatggcggagaggaTATTAGATCTTACCCTGGAGATACTCCTcctgcttactggagag GATTATTCCACGGTGAAGAAGACGTCTAGTAATCTGATACATGAGAAGAACAATGAGAAGATCCTAGAAGTcgtccacaagatgatggagctgctgactggagag gttcctgtaaggtgtcaggatgtcgctgtctatttctccatggttgagtgggagtatttagaaggacacaagggtCTGTACAAGGAGGTCAAGATGGAGGAGGACCAGCCCCTCATATCTCCAG agagatccagtcaGAGGacaacaccagagagatgtccccgtcctctcctTCCACAGGATGGTCAG TCTCTGGCTATGGAGACCACTGGTGGGAATAAGGAACCAATAGGTTTATGTCCCCGAGAGAAACAAGTCCGGACGCGTCTGGTAGAAGCCGATCTCCTCCACGGAAACCACCTGCAGCTTGTCCGGCCGTGCTGA